A segment of the Bacillus sp. es.034 genome:
GGAATCGCGGCAGCCGCTTACGCCGGAATACCGGTCACGCACAGGGATGCAAGCTCAAGCGTTGCCTTTGTAACGGGGCATAAACAAAACAATCAACTTGAAGATGAAAAATGGGAAAGCTTATCGAAAGGAATCGATACCCTCGCCATCTATATGGGAGTCAGTAATCTCCCTTATATCAGAGAAAAGCTTATACAATATGGGAAATCCAAGCATACCCCTGTGGCACTTGTTCACTGGGGGACGACAGAAGTGCAAAAGACCGTTACAGGGACCCTTGATACCATCATTGATATCGTAAAAGAGGAAAAAATAGAAAATCCAAGCATGATCATCGTAGGCGAAGTGGTAAGGTACCGTGAGAAAATTCAATGGTTTGAAAAGAAAATGATCATGAGCGAGGCTTTATAGATGAAACGTGCGGTATTGTATGTGTGCCATGGCAGTCGTTTGGTGAAAGCCCGTGAAGAAGCTGTTGCCTTCATCAAGCGATGTCAGGAACATGTCGAGGCGGATATTCAGGAAATAAGCTTCCTTGAACTTGCCAGCCCTTCCATAGAAGAAGGATTCCGTTCATGCGTGGACAGAGGGGCCACTCACCTGACTGTCGTACCACTCCTCCTTCTGACGGCGGTCCATGCCAAGAAGGATATCCCTGAAGAGATTCAAAAGTGCAAAGGCTTATATCCTCATATTAAGGTGAAATACGGACGTCCAATCGGCGTACACGATCGGATGGTCGAAAGTGTCATCAATAAGATGGAGGAGGCTGCACCACTTCATTCTTCTACAATCGCCATTTTAATCGGAAGGGGGAGTTCGGATCCGGATGTCAAGAGGGACCTCTGTGGTCTAGCTGAGCTTGTCCACAGAAAAACAGCGATAAGCGAGGTAAGAACATGCTATTTAACGGCAGCTTCCCCGAGCTTTACAGAGACTCTGGAATCTGTAAGGTATTCAGATAAAAACGTCATCTTCATTCCATATCTTTTATTTACCGGGTTACTGATGAAGGGAATTGAAAAAGAAATTCAGGGAACGAATAATGAACATATCATTCTGGGGAATTATTTAGGGTATGATCCGCTTGTGGAAGAAGCGTTCCTGTACAGGGTAAATGAGTCAATTTGGCCTAAAGGAGAAACCTATGCTGCCTGTCATGATTGATGTCTGTGGGAAACAAGTAACCATTGTGGGTGGAGGGAAAGTGGCATTTCGTAAGCTCTCTGTATTTCTTGAGCAGAGAGCAAGGATTACCGTCATCAGTCCGGAGGTAGTCGATGAGATCAAAGTATTACATGAAGAGAATAAGATTTCATGGTTCAAGAGAGAAGTGGCAAGTGAGGATGTTAGAAACGCATTTATCGTCATCGCTGCCACAAACAAACGATCGGTGAACGAACAGGTGAAAAAGTATTCCGAGGAAAACCAGCTATTATGTGTAGTGGACAACGGGGATTGCGGAAATATGCAGATGGTCTCCTTTAAGCAAAAAGGAAATCTGACAATCGCTGTTTCAACTGGTGGAGCAAGTCCATTCTTAGCAAAGAAGCTTACGAATCAACTGTCTCAACCATTTGATGATTTGTTCATCGAGAAGCTTGCAATCATTTCTTCTGAGAGAAAGGAAATCAAAGCGTCGGATTTACCTGAAAGGGAAAAAAGAAACCTGTTAAAAGAACTTTCTTGTAAGCTTGAGGGAATCGAAAATGAGTAAAGCATGGGGAAACTATACTCCCCATGCTTTACTCATCTTTCCCTTTGTAAAGGGAATCATTAGTAAACGCTTCTTATTTCACGAACATTTAACTTTGAAATTGTATTAATGTTAGGAAATGAGTCTTTACAAAAGGATGAGTTGCCGGTATACTAACCAATATCAAATCAATCTTTAGTTTTTCACTCATATAATAGCGGGGATATGGCCCGCGAGTTTCTACCGGATTACCGTAAATGATCCGACTATGGGTGAGCAATGATAGGTGCGTCTTTATGGGCGCTCTTTGCCTAACCCAAAGGTCATTGTCTCACTCTGATGTGAGCACAATATCCTTTGGGTTTTTTAGTATCTACAACAGGTAAAGGAGCGATTCATTCATGAATGTATTAAAAAATAAGATCAAAGCGGAGGGTGTCGTCCTTTCAGAAACGGTATTGAAGGTCGATTCATTCCTTAATCATCAAGTTGATCCGGAACTAATGATGGAAATAGGGAAAGAATTTGCACATCGTTTCAAAGAGGAAGGAATCACAAAGATACTGACCATTGAATCTTCAGGAATCGCGCCAGGTGTGATGGCTGCCCTTCATATGAATGTTCCACTGGTCTTTGCACGAAAAAAGAAATCGTTGACGCTAACAGAGGGAGTTCTTACTTCAAAGGTGTATTCATTCACCAAGCAAGAAGAAAATACCATTTCCATCTCGCGGGAGTACATACAAAAAAATGATCGAGTCTTATTGATCGATGATTTCCTGGCAAATGGGCAGGCCGCATTGGGCTTGATCGACTTAGTGAAACAGGCGGAAGCGGTTGTCGCCGGAATTGGAATTGTCATTGAAAAGTCATTTCAAAATGGCGGGAAAATCGTTAGGGATACTGGCTATAGGGTGGAATCTTTAGCTGAAATAGAGTCCCTTGAAAACGGAGAAGTACAATTTAAGCAAGAGGAGGCGACTGTATCATGAAGAATCAGCCTATTAAACTGGCTTCACTTGGTATCCAGCATGTTCTTGCCATGTATGCGGGTGCGGTCATTGTCCCCTTGATCGTCGGAGGAGCCCTTGGACTTTCAGGAGAACAGCTTACGTACCTTGTTTCCATCGATATCTTCATGTGTGGAATCGCGACCCTGCTGCAAGTGTTGAGTAATCGATTCTTCGGGATCGGACTACCCGTTGTTCTCGGATGTACGTTCACGGCAGTCGGGCCCATGATCGCAATTGGAGGTCAGTATGGGATCTCCGCCATCTACGGATCGATTCTCGTTTCAGGTTTATTCGTCATTGCGATCAGTAAATATTTCGGGAAGCTTGTCCGCTTTTTCCCACCTGTCGTGACGGGTTCTGTCGTGACCATCATTGGGATCACACTGATCCCTGTTGCCATGAACAATATGGCAGGCGGTCAGGGGAGTGCTGATTTTGGTTCATTGGAAAATCTGTCATTAGCGTTTGGAACGTTGTTATTCATATTATTCTTATATAAATTCTTTACAGGGTTTGTCCGCTCAGTATCCATTTTACTCGGACTGATGGCAGGAACGGCTGTCGCTTTCGTTCTCGGAAAAGTCGATTTCAGTGCAGTTGGTGATGCTTCGTGGTTTCATATGGCTAAACCATTCTACTTCGGGATGCCGACGTTTGAAATAACAGCCATCCTCACGATGATTCTTGTAGCCATGGTCAGCCTGGTCGAGTCAACAGGTGTCTATTTCGCCCTCGGGGATATCACTGATAAAAAGATTTCAGAAGAAGATTTAGCAAGAGGGTATCGTGCAGAAGGATTGGCCATCGTCCTCGGTGGATTATTCAACGCATTTCCGTATACGGCGTATTCCCAGAACGTCGGATTGGTTCAGCTTTCGGGTGTAAAGCGGAATAATGTGATATATGCAACGGGTGCTTTCCTTGTGATCCTTGGTTTGGTCCCGAAAATCGGTGCTCTCACCACGGTGATTCCTGCTTCCGTATTGGGAGGTGCGATGGTCGCCATGTTCGGTATGGTGGTCGCGTACGGAATCAAAATGCTCAGTCACGTGAATTTTGCATCACAGGAGAATCTATTGATTATCGCGTGTTCTGTAGGAATGGGACTTGGGGTAACGGCTGTCCCTGAATTGTTTGCTCAAATGCCGACAAGCATCCGCATCTTGACGGATAATGGAATTGTTGCAGGCAGTTTAACGGCGATAGGGCTGAATATCTTTTTTAATGTTTTATCTAAACGAAAGTTGAATGTTGTGGTGAGGGAGCAAAAAGCTTCATGATTTTGATAAAACCGTCATTTCTATTCCATTTAGAGATGACGGTTTTTTCTTCGCGGTATATTTCTGAATTATCTGATAGTAAGAAGGGGAAACGGACACCCGTCACGAACATTATGGATAGGGAATGTGTCAGAATGGAACACCTTACTTATAAGGAGGAAAAAAATGTACGCAACCACTGGATCTATTTTTGACCAAACGGTAATGAAATTCCGCAATAAGGAGGCCATTGTAGAAGAGAAGACTGGTAAGCGGTTAACCTTTGGGGAGTGGCAGGATGAAGTCCATCGTGTGGCCAATGCCCTCTTGGATGCAGGTGTAAGAAAAGGGGACCGGGTTTCTACGTATCTATTCAATACATTGGAGTTAGCCAATGTCTATTTTGCATGCGGAAAAATCGGTGCCGTGATCAATCCGATAAACTTCCGTCTGAAAGGAAAGGAAATTCACTTTATTTTAGAAGATGCAGAACCTAAGGTCGTACTGTTTGAAGAAGCTCTCTCCCAACCGATTGAAGGGATATCCAAGAACTTTCCTCAGACCCTTTTTTGGTATGTGGGGGGCAAAACGCCAGCATTTGCTTATAGCTATCATGAGGTAGTGAGTCCTTGTTCCACGGCACTTGCAGATTTTTCAGTAGAAGAAACGGACATTTATGCCATCATGTACACGAGCGGGACCACCGGGAGACCAAAAGGGGTGCTTCACAGACACCGGGATATGGCGGAGCAAAGCTTGATCTGTACGTCGGTTATGGGGCTTACACCAAATGATATCGGACTTGTGACAGCTCCAATGTTCCATTGTGCCGAGCTTCATTGCTGTTTCCTTCCACGGGTACAAGCGGGGGCGAAAAATATCATCGTTCATCAGTTCGAGCCTCAGACGGTATTGAATGTGATACAACGGGAGAAAGTCACCAACCTTTTTGCGGCACCGACGATGTGGAATATGCTTCTTCAGCATGGGGTGGAGAAGTATGATACTTCATCACTCCGGATAGGTCTCTACGGGGCTGCCCCAATGGCACCAGTTCTTGTCAGGGCTCTTCAAGAAACGATGAATGTCGACCTGATCCAGGCGTATGGTCAGACGGAGATGGGGCCAGCGGTTACGTTCCTGCTTCAGGATGAACAGTTAACGAAGGCTGGTTCCGCCGGTCGTGCCGCTTATAACCATGAAATACGAGTGGTAAGACCCAATGAGAACGGTCCTTCCGATCCTGATGATATGTGTAAGCCTGGTGAAGTAGGGGAAATCATTGTCAGGGGCTCATGCACAATGCTTGAATACTTTAACCGGAAGGAAGCGACGGAAAAAGCGTTGTATAAAGGCTGGTACCACTCCAGTGACTTAGGTTACATGGATGAGGAAGGATATTTGTATGTGGCCGACAGGGTGGATGATATGGTGATTACAGGAGGGGAGAACGTCTATCCGCGTGAGGTAGAGGACGCCCTGCATGTTCATGAAGATGTGTTGGATGTCGCAGTTCTCGGTCAGCCGGATGAAACATGGGGAGAGCAGGTTTTGGCAGTAGTGGTGTCAAAAAATCCTTCTCTATCATCAGAGGACCTTGATTTATTTCTGAAGAATGGTGATCTGTTGGCAGACTATAAGAGGCCACGGGAATATGTATTTGTGAATGAGCTTCCCCGTAATGCAAGTGGGAAGATTCAAAAGTTTCTGCTGAGGGAGAATGTTGTTCAAAAAGAAAAGCGACTATAGAGTGATGGTAAGGGTCTAGAGCTTGAATGTTTGTTGAATTATGGGAATGCAGTTTAACTGGCTGCATTCTTTTTTTGATTAAATGTCAGAATAATAAAATTTTTATTGAAAGTGAAGGATAATATGCATTATACTATTGGGAATGAAGGATTTACTTCAAACTTTAAAAAGGAGAAGGTATGACTAATCAATCAATTTCTCAAATCATTAAAGAGCATTACTCAACGTTATCCACCGGGCAAAAAAAAGTGGCAGAATTGATTTTGCAGAATCAAGGTGAGGCAGCGATTCTCACGGCATTTCAGATGGGGAGAAAAGTGGGTGTAAGTGAGACAACTGTCATTCGCCTGGGGTATGCATTAGGATTCAAGGGATATTCAGACATGCAGGATATAGTAAGAAAGGATTGGTTGGAAAAGAAAAATGGGAAAAAGGATGAAGTATATACTTCAGCATCAAACGTAAATGAAGGAAATGATGTATTCAGGCAGATTATTCAAAAAGAAAAATCGGTCCTTGAGCAGTTGTTTAGGCAGTTAAACGAAGAAGGTCTATGGAAAGCCGTCGATCGTTGCATTGATTCTGAGAGGGTTTACATAGGCGGATTCGGAAGTTCATACGGAGCGGCTTATTGGATGTATTACGCCCTAAAACAGTACAGAGGAAATGTATATCTCTCTAACCCAACTGGATTTTTCCCGGAAGATATTTGTGATTTAGATGAGGATTCTACGGTAGTTCTGTTTTCATTTCCACGATTTCGAAAAGAATCTTTAGAGCTTGCAGAAAGGGTGAAGAAACAAGGTTCTTTTGTTATTGCTATAACAAATAGACAGCTATCTCCCATTGGGCAGCTGTCAGATCTGACGCTTACTACCGAAGAAGAAATGGATTCAGGACACCATTCCATTGCATCTGTCGTGAGTTTGGTCGAAATGATTCTGGTGGGCATTCAACATCGAGATCAAGACAACATCAGTCTTCGGCAAACAAAGCTTGAACAGCTATATACAAATCAAGGGTTATTTATCGAATAACATGAATAGAGGGGTGGAGTTTTTATGAATGGGGTTACGCAAACAAAGGAAAAGATAGAAGCTAAATCGTTCAAAAACAGTGATATTTTGACATTCTTACTTCCTTCAATAATTGGAATACTATTATTTATCGTACCTATCACTACAGGTGACGGCATTACCATTCCTGTCGCATACCTGGCAGGGCAAATCAATGTTTACGCCGGTGAACTTATTCCTCCAGTTACGGTCACAATCATGATTCTTTCTGTGATAGGATCTCTCATTGCTATCAGTTTTAAGCCTGCGTTTATTACAAAGAGCCGATACTTAACGACTCTTTTTATGATTCGTCCGTTTTGGCTCATTGCCCGTATTCTTGGTACCGTGTTTGCTGTGATGACGCTTTATCAAGTTGGACCCGGCATGGTTTTCTCAGAGAACACAGGCGGTCTCTTAATCTATGACCTTATCCCGATTTTATTTTCTACTTTTTTACTAGCGGGTTTACTGCTGCCGCTTCTCCTGAATTTTGGTTTGTTGGAGTTTTTCGGTGCATTGCTTTTAAAGGTGATGAGACCCGTCTTTACCCTGCCTGGTCGATCCTCTCTTGATTGTCTCGCATCATGGGTAGGTGATGGGACGATCGGCGTTCTTTTGACGACTAAGCAATATGAAGAAGGCTATTACACAAAGAGGGAAGCGGCTGTTATCGCTACCACTTTTTCAGTTGTTTCCATTACATTCACTATTGTCGTCATCTCCTATTTGAATTTAGAGCAATATTTCCTTCATTATTACGCTACGATCATATTTGCAGGTCTTGTAGCAGCTTTGATCATGCCACGCATACCTCCATTGTCAAGAAAATTGGATACAGGGTATGAAAAGGCGGATTTAAAGAAAGAAACGGGGATTCCATCAGATTTCTCTGTAGTAAAATGGGGTTTTCATCAAGCGGTATCGAAAGCCAAAAAGAATAATGGACCCTTTGCTGTAGTGAAAGAAGGAGTTCAGAACGTATTGGATATGTGGCTTGGTGTGCTGCCGATCGTTATGGCTATTGGAACGGTTGCCTTAGTGATAGCGGAGTTCACGCCAATTTTCACCTATCTTGGGAAGCCATTTGAGCCTGTTCTCATGCTTATGCAAGTTCCAGAATCCAGTGAAGCAGCCCAGACCATGGTAGTCGGATTTGCCGATATGTTCCTTCCAGCGGTCATCGGGAGCGGGATTGAAAGTGAACTAACCCGCTTTATTATCGCTTGTGTTTCTGTCACTCAATTAATCTATATGTCTGAAATGGGTGGATTGCTGCTTGGTTCGAAGTTGCCCGTCAGCATCGTCGATTTAATCTTGATTTTTTTAATCCGAACATGCATCACATTACCAATTGTGGTCGTGATTGCCCACATGATTTTTTGATAGGAGGAAGAAAACGTGAACTTTGTGGAAGAACAACATGATGAGATTCTGAGAACCTATCAGGAGCTGCACAAACTGGCCGAGCCTAGCTGGATGGAGGAAAAAACCTCAAACTATTTAAAAACCAAATTAGCTGATTTTGGTTTTTAAAATAAAAAAATTCGATGGGCATTACGGCTTTCTAGCTGAGGTAGAAGGTAATAAAACAGAAGTGATTGCTCTTCGTGCAGATATGGATGCTTTGCTTCAGGAAGTGAATGGTGTCGTGAAGGCGAATCATTCATGTGGCCATGACGCTCACAGCACGATGGTGTTATATGCTGCACTGGCCATATCGAAAATGAACCTAAATCATACTATTCGCTTTATCTTTCAGCCAGCTGAGGAAAAAGCGGCAGGGGCACTTAAAATGATGGAAGAGAATGTTCTTAAAAATGTGAAATTCTTAGGGGGGATTCACCTTAGACCCGAAGTGGAAGTACCCTATTATAAGGCTGCTCCTGTCATTGTCCATAGCTCAACGGCAGCGCTTAAGGGTACGATAAAAGGGGTGCCTTCTCATGCTGCCCGTCCTGAACAAGGGAATAATCCTCTGGAGTCCGCTTCTTTACTCATCCAGGCAATTGGACAGATTCGATTAGATGTCAGGGATCGTTATTCCATTAAGATAACTGAACTTCACGGAGGAGAATCCTCCAATTCCATTCCTGAACATACGCACTTCACTTTCGATGTAAGGGCGGAGTCCAATGCAACCATGACTGCATTATTGGAAAAAGCAGAACAGGTGGTAGAAGGCATTCAACTGGGGACGGGGACAACCATCAGATATAGTGTGGAAGAATACTTGCCTGCGGCTGTTAAGGATCATCAAGCAATAGAAATAGCACATGAAGCGATATGTTCTGTCCTTGGTGAGAAGAATACAATTTCAGAGTGCATCTCTCCTGGAGCAGAAGACTTTCATTTTTACTCAATCAAAAATCCGGGATTATCTTCTACGATGATCGGTCTTGGATGTGGTCTCACACCAGGGCTGCACCATCCTGCCATGCGATTCAATCTCGAATCTCTTGTCTATGGAACCAAGATATTAATACAGATGATCGTAGAAGCAGATCAGAAACAATGGTAGGCAAGGAGGGGAAGAAAATGAAAAATGGCATCCTTTCATCAATGAATATCAGGAAACTGCAATCAGTAGAGGAATTGGAAGTTGTAAGAAAACTGGAGTCCCTTATCTGGAGCTTTGAAGATTCTGTTCCTGTTAACCAATCTATTGCAGTCGTGAAAAATGGAGGATTCATCCTCGGGGCCTTTTATCAAGAGAAACTGATCGGTTTTCAATATAGCTTTCCAGGCTTCGACGGAAGAAAGGTATATCTCGTATCACACAGTTTAGGAATCCATCCCGATTTTAGGAAGTTTGGCATCGGGGAAATACTGAAAAAAGCACAAAGAAGCACGGCCATCGAGATGGGGTATGAACTCATCACATGGACGTATGATCCATTGGAAACAGTCAATGGGAACTTAAATTTACATAAGCTTGGTGCAATTGTGAGTCAGTATATCCCAAATGTATATGGGGATATGGATGATCAATTGAATGCGGGAATCCCTACGGATCGATTTCTTGTAAAGTGGTGTATTCATCAATCGGATGAAAAAATTCAATCACTGGATGACATGCATCCAGTGATTGAATTGAAAGAATGCGACAATGGCTGGTCTGTTGATAAGGTGTATTTAACGCTTACACATGATCGGCTTTCCGTTTCGGTACCAGGGCATTTTCAGGAATTAAAAAAAACGGACTTTTCACTTGCCTTGGATTGGCGGAAAAAGACAAGAGATGTGTTCTCTCATTATTTACATCAGGGTTGGATCGTAACAGACTTAGTGAAAGACTATAAGCACCAAGGGCAGTACTTATACTTCCTGGAGAAAGGTGACAATCGCAATGGAAATTAAACGAATCATTCTCAGACAAATCAAGATGGACTTACTGCATCCATTTACGACAAGTGTTGGAACGGAAAAGGATAAAATGATTATCCTCGTTGAAGTAAAATCAGCATCCGGTGTGTCTGGTTGGGGAGAGTCAGTGGCAATTACCCAGCCCATTTATAATGAAGAAACGGTGGAAACGAACTGGCATATGATGAGTGACCACCTGATTCCACTTCTACAGCAGGAAGTGGTCCAACATCCTGATGAAGTATCCCATCGGTTTAAAAAAATCAGGGGCAATTATAATGCAAAAGCGGCTTTAGAAGGTGCTGTTTGGGATCTATATGCTAAAGAAAATGACATCTCATTAGCAAAAGCACTTGGAGGGACGAAAGATAGAATTGAAGTAGGGATAAGTGTCGGTATTCAGCAGTCAGAAGCCAAAATGTTAAACCAAATTGAAAACTACCTGAAAGAAGGCTATAAGAGGATCAAAGTGAAAATTCAACCAGGCTGGGATGTCGACATCATTAAGGCGGTTCGCCAGGAATTTCCTGATACTCCCCTAATGGCTGATGCCAACTGTGCCTATTCCTTGGATGATATTGACATCCTCAAGGAACTCGATGAATTCAATTTAATGATGATCGAACAGCCACTCGATCATGATGACATCATAGATCACGCCAAGCTTCAGTCTCAACTCCGCACACCGATCTGTTTAGACGAGAGCATTCATAGTTTTGAAGATGCCAGAAAAGCAATTGAACTCGGCAGCTGTAAAATAATGAATCTGAAAATCGGTCGGGTTGGAGGGCTGACAGAATCCAGAAAGATCCATGATTTATGTGTAGAAGAACGTATTCCTATGTGGTGCGGGGGGATGCTTGAAGCAGGGATCGGAAGGGCTCATAATGTTGCCATTACGTCATTGAGTAACTTCACCCTGCCCGGAGATACGGCTCCTTCCTCACATTACTGGAAGAGGGATATCATCTCAAACGGGGTGGAAATGACGGATGGGTATATAACAGTACCCGACACACCAGGAATAGGATACGAACCCGATTTCGCTCATATTGAAGCGTTGACTATGTATAGTAAAGTGTTCCATTTTACATGACATTAAAAGGCCTGAATGGTGTTTCGTAAAAAAGGTGGAAACATTTGTTCTGTTATTAAAAATCAAGCATATCGGGCAGTAAACAAGAGATATTTCAAGAAATCTAAAGATATAAGTAGAGCCTGGAAAATTATTTTCCAGGCTCTACTATTATTTCTCGCAATTAGTAGAATATAAGACCGGCACCCCGCATACGTCACTTTTCATAACGGCGCTGAAAACAGTCGAGGCTACTCCAGTGAAGTTATTACACAGGTTAGAGATATCATCGTTTAAAAAACTGAATTCCTGGAAGAACACCAGGAAAAAATTACTTTCAAATAAAGAGATGGGGGAATTTAACAATCCGGGGTTTTCTTATGAAATAGGAACCTTACGTGGAAAAGAACTAAAAGAGTTTGGATTTAACCTGGACTTTTCACCTGTACTAGATGTCAACAGCAATCCGGATGATCCAGTAATCGGAAACCGTTCCTTTGGCCGTAATCCTGCGACAGTGAAATCTTATTTAGGTGGATTCATTTCATAAATGTAGGGAGATTCTTTTCAACGTACAACTGCGGAAGAAGAGTGAACATATGGAAGTGTTTCGTTACAAATTTAAAGTTTACATAATGTAAATTATAGGAACCTGAATAAAAAACTCAACTTCAGTCTCGTATCACAAGTATACTATTTATAATGAGACAAAAGAAAAAATACGGATGATCTTCTTTAATTTGTTATTGGGTTATCAAATGTTTCAATCCATTCAATAGTTATCTGGCTGCTCATTCATAGCAAGTTATAAAGAATCAATTCTTATCATCAATTCTTATCATCAATTCATCATAAAAATGCTATTATCTGACTCTTTAAGTTCCCAATTGAAATATATAGACATCTTTATTATCTTAGCTGTGTGCCTTTCCTAATTACTGGATTTTGGCTATTTATCTTCTTTAGTTTACATAATATCTTCGTGATCATTCATGCTCTTACAAGTTTTTCATCAATATCTTGTAAACTGCTCAATGAAAATAAGCATAGAGAGTCCCTGGAGTCCTCTCTATGCTCTAACATTATTTAATGAGATATTGTCTTGGTGTCCCGAAATAAAGCGTTTGCTGATATTCAGGGTATATGGATTCGAAGCAGATGATAATGGGCGCATCAAGGAGCCACGGATAATACGTGTAAAAGTCTTTATCCCCGTTCACCATTGCTGCGAGGGCCAGTGGCAGCTCCTTTTTGAAGATCATGAATCGAACGTGTGAGAGCTGCTGATCGAATTCTCCCCCACTGACAAATACAGTCCCGGTCAGCGTATATTGACCCAGGTTCCGTCTCCATTCTCCCAACACTTCGTCCCTCATCGTCAAATTGATTTTTTCAAGATCATAGTGGCAGCCGATACTTAAGTATAGTTCGCCTGTCGTATCGGAATGGGTTAACGTGTACTTCCTGTTATCAATCGGATTGAAGATGGATGCAGGCGGCAGATATTGAACCGTCAATTTTTCAGGTTTAAATTCACTCATGTATAAGCCTCCTTTACAGTAATGGGCTTATAACAGAGTATGAAACCTGCCTAGAAACGGTTCCTTTTCAATTTTCTCTCCACTTAATTTTAATCAACTTCCATTTACCTTTTTCATAATACCAATAAGAAGTGGCTGTTCCAATGCCATCAGCATGATAGGCGCCACTGATTTGCTGGTAACCCTTCAGCCCTTTACCGGGTTTCCCAAAAATCTTGACCGGTTCGAAAAAGGCATACGGTCCCACCATCAATTCCATTGGTTCATTTAGATGTCCGTCGGTATAAATCCCCAGTCTTTCATAATCCTCTTTCCGATCGCTTAAATCCACTGTGTAGGATTGATTTGTATCCACGAACGTAATGGATGCCTTGTATTGATCTTCAAATTGAGCTTGGATCGTAAGGGGCTCAGGCAGTCCGATATCCACGAGCTTATTGTCGGCCAATGTATGGAGAGCCATATTGTAAAGGCCGCCGCTACCACCTGTTGCAGCTGAATACAGCATATCCTTAATACCATCATGATTTAGATCAACGAATTGAATTTTTGGTTCATAACCACCCTCATAATCAATCCGGATGTCGCTTCCCTTGGACGTTTTGATATCCGCCCAGATTTGCTTGAGAAACAGGGCATCCGGAGAAAAAGGAATCGCCTTGAGTGTGATTGTATCTTTCTTACCATCACCTGTCACATCCTTTTTATATACTGTTACAGTCATTTCATTTACCGGTTGTTTTTCTGTCGGTTCTGCAGAATAGTTACCGGCAATGGCATGGAGCGACATAATAAAGAAAGCACCAAATGCAAATAGTAATTCTCTTCTCATGATTCTCTCTCCTCAGTG
Coding sequences within it:
- a CDS encoding MurR/RpiR family transcriptional regulator — translated: MTNQSISQIIKEHYSTLSTGQKKVAELILQNQGEAAILTAFQMGRKVGVSETTVIRLGYALGFKGYSDMQDIVRKDWLEKKNGKKDEVYTSASNVNEGNDVFRQIIQKEKSVLEQLFRQLNEEGLWKAVDRCIDSERVYIGGFGSSYGAAYWMYYALKQYRGNVYLSNPTGFFPEDICDLDEDSTVVLFSFPRFRKESLELAERVKKQGSFVIAITNRQLSPIGQLSDLTLTTEEEMDSGHHSIASVVSLVEMILVGIQHRDQDNISLRQTKLEQLYTNQGLFIE
- a CDS encoding YjiH family protein, producing MNGVTQTKEKIEAKSFKNSDILTFLLPSIIGILLFIVPITTGDGITIPVAYLAGQINVYAGELIPPVTVTIMILSVIGSLIAISFKPAFITKSRYLTTLFMIRPFWLIARILGTVFAVMTLYQVGPGMVFSENTGGLLIYDLIPILFSTFLLAGLLLPLLLNFGLLEFFGALLLKVMRPVFTLPGRSSLDCLASWVGDGTIGVLLTTKQYEEGYYTKREAAVIATTFSVVSITFTIVVISYLNLEQYFLHYYATIIFAGLVAALIMPRIPPLSRKLDTGYEKADLKKETGIPSDFSVVKWGFHQAVSKAKKNNGPFAVVKEGVQNVLDMWLGVLPIVMAIGTVALVIAEFTPIFTYLGKPFEPVLMLMQVPESSEAAQTMVVGFADMFLPAVIGSGIESELTRFIIACVSVTQLIYMSEMGGLLLGSKLPVSIVDLILIFLIRTCITLPIVVVIAHMIF
- a CDS encoding amidohydrolase; the encoded protein is MVFKIKKFDGHYGFLAEVEGNKTEVIALRADMDALLQEVNGVVKANHSCGHDAHSTMVLYAALAISKMNLNHTIRFIFQPAEEKAAGALKMMEENVLKNVKFLGGIHLRPEVEVPYYKAAPVIVHSSTAALKGTIKGVPSHAARPEQGNNPLESASLLIQAIGQIRLDVRDRYSIKITELHGGESSNSIPEHTHFTFDVRAESNATMTALLEKAEQVVEGIQLGTGTTIRYSVEEYLPAAVKDHQAIEIAHEAICSVLGEKNTISECISPGAEDFHFYSIKNPGLSSTMIGLGCGLTPGLHHPAMRFNLESLVYGTKILIQMIVEADQKQW
- a CDS encoding GNAT family N-acetyltransferase, whose translation is MKNGILSSMNIRKLQSVEELEVVRKLESLIWSFEDSVPVNQSIAVVKNGGFILGAFYQEKLIGFQYSFPGFDGRKVYLVSHSLGIHPDFRKFGIGEILKKAQRSTAIEMGYELITWTYDPLETVNGNLNLHKLGAIVSQYIPNVYGDMDDQLNAGIPTDRFLVKWCIHQSDEKIQSLDDMHPVIELKECDNGWSVDKVYLTLTHDRLSVSVPGHFQELKKTDFSLALDWRKKTRDVFSHYLHQGWIVTDLVKDYKHQGQYLYFLEKGDNRNGN
- the menC gene encoding o-succinylbenzoate synthase; this encodes MEIKRIILRQIKMDLLHPFTTSVGTEKDKMIILVEVKSASGVSGWGESVAITQPIYNEETVETNWHMMSDHLIPLLQQEVVQHPDEVSHRFKKIRGNYNAKAALEGAVWDLYAKENDISLAKALGGTKDRIEVGISVGIQQSEAKMLNQIENYLKEGYKRIKVKIQPGWDVDIIKAVRQEFPDTPLMADANCAYSLDDIDILKELDEFNLMMIEQPLDHDDIIDHAKLQSQLRTPICLDESIHSFEDARKAIELGSCKIMNLKIGRVGGLTESRKIHDLCVEERIPMWCGGMLEAGIGRAHNVAITSLSNFTLPGDTAPSSHYWKRDIISNGVEMTDGYITVPDTPGIGYEPDFAHIEALTMYSKVFHFT
- a CDS encoding glycoside hydrolase family 3 N-terminal domain-containing protein — its product is MGEFNNPGFSYEIGTLRGKELKEFGFNLDFSPVLDVNSNPDDPVIGNRSFGRNPATVKSYLGGFIS
- a CDS encoding staygreen family protein — encoded protein: MSEFKPEKLTVQYLPPASIFNPIDNRKYTLTHSDTTGELYLSIGCHYDLEKINLTMRDEVLGEWRRNLGQYTLTGTVFVSGGEFDQQLSHVRFMIFKKELPLALAAMVNGDKDFYTYYPWLLDAPIIICFESIYPEYQQTLYFGTPRQYLIK